The following is a genomic window from Myxococcales bacterium.
AATTCGTCGAGGAAGTTTGGCAAGGCTGAGATCACGCGACTCCAGTTGGGAATCTGCGGTGCGCCCATGGGATCTCGTACGAAATTCAACCCCGCCCGACGCAGGGCGTGCGAGAACGTTTCAACCGCGAGTTCTTCTTGATGCCGATCGAACTGGAGGCCGTTGAGCTTCGCGTCGTCGCTGTAGCGCGCGATGGCGTCCTGGGCCGTGCGAACATAGGCAGCGATCATGGTGTTGAGAAACCCGGCGTCAAACTCCACACCATAACTTGCGAGATTGCGAATCAACGAACTCGCAATATCGACCACCATGCGGTGCAGTCCGAAGTTCGCATCTCCTTCGGACAGCGGTTGATGCTTGTGGTCGTAGTTGTCGACCAACTCCACCTGGCAGACGCGCTTGAGGGAACAGTTGCGATACACCTCGGCCAACACCCCGACCTCGAGTCCCCAGTCCGCGGGAATCCGATTGGCGAGCACGAGGTCGGTGGTGAGCGAGCATTCGCCCGCAAGCGGGTAACGGAACGACTCGAGATACTCGAGCAGCGGCTGCGAACCCAACACCGCCTTCATCGAGCGCAGCAGTGGAGTCATGAACAAGCGAGTCACCCGACCGTGCAGGCGATCGGTCACGCGACTGTAATAGCCCTTGGCAAATTCGTAACTGAGGTTGGGGTTCGCGGTCGGGTAACACAAACGGGCGAGCAGCTCGGGGGAGTAGTTGAGAATATCGCAGTCGTGAATGGCCACGACGCGAGCGCGCTGGGTTGCCAGCACGTAGCCGCAGGCCATCCAGGTAGCCCTGCCCTTGCCTTCGGCGCCGGGATCGAGTCCCTCTTCTCGCAGGCGACGAAAAAGTCCCTGAACCCTCGCCCCGTCGTTCCAGATTATGGTCGTGGGCGATCCGTCGATGCAGCGGACGGGTTCGAATAACGAACGCATCTGCTCGTATTCATCGCGTTCGGCCTGTCCGGACAAGCTCACCACCACTTGCCCCAGGTAGGGCACACGGGCGAGCACTTCGACGATTCCTTTCAGCGCCGGGCCGCGAATCTCGGAGAACAAAGTCGGGAGTACGAGTCCGATGGGAAGCTGACTCGAGTAATCGACCAGTTCGCGTTCGAGTCGACCCAGGTCCGGAGTGCCGAGGCGATGAAGGGTTGAGATCACCCCGTTCTGATGAAAATCCGCCATGGGCCGGACGTTCGCACCCACGCGGGGGGCCTGTCAAGCGATCGGAAATAGGCGAAAAGTGGATCGGGCAGCGCGCCGGCAGGAGCAGCGGTCCACTTGCGGCTATTGGGTCTCTTCGATCGCCGAGAGTGCGGGGTGTACCGACTCTTCCATCGTCTCGGAATCGGGTTCCATCGACTCCTCGAGCAGACGCAAGGCAAGCGGATCGATCTCGATGAACTCGATTCCGACCTCCGTACTGATCGGATCCGAATCCGTCGCCCAAACCACGAGCCCAGTCGCAACCACGGTCTGCTGCATCACGTTGAACGTCACCCGGAGCAGATCGCCGAGTTCGATTTCGCAGCCGACCGCCTCGAAACTGATTCCGCCCGTAGAAACGTTCTTGCCTACTGCGAGTCGGTCGGGTCGATCGATCTCGGCAAACGAAATCACCTGATCCGTTGCGATCCGGTGGTACTTGCGTCGATCATCTGTTCCGTTTCCGGCCATCCGGCGTTCTCCCCGCTTTCCCTTCCGGGTTGCAACGCCTTAATCGGATACTGTTCCTGCGGGCTTGAGCACGCGTTGCTCATATGCACACCAGCCGCACAACGCGCACACGAGCACGGGGAAAATTCTAGAGATGGCGGATTATCGGCACCTCTATCGGGTGCAACCCACGCGCATCCAAGCTCGCTAGGCGCTTGATCAGCGCTTGAAGAGTTCGAGCTGTGCATCGGGTTCTGGTTCCGGACCCAGGCCCCCGAGTGCAATTCCGATCAGTCTCAGGGGAATTCTCCCCGCTTCTGTACGGTCGAGCAGACGCAGCGCGGCGAAGTGGATCTCGCCCGCGTCGAGAATCGGACGCAGTAGGGTGCGGGTGCGAGTCGCTGTCTTGCCTTCTTCGTATCGCAGCTTGATTGCGACCCGCCGGGCGCACAGTCGCTGTTGACGCAGCCCTTCTTCTGCCGCCTTGCAAAGACGCGCGAGACAGGACTCGACGGCCGCGCGCTCGAGAACCGGCTCGTCAAAGGTAAAGTCGTGACTAAGACTCTTGGGATGAGGTGCAGTGCGAACCCGCGCTTCGTCCTCGCCCCGCGCGTAGGCCAAGATTCGCCGCCCATGACGTCCAAGGCGCTCTTCGACCCCAGCAACGTCGAGAGCGAGAAGTTCGCCGATCGTCGCGATCTTCATGTCGGCAAAAGTTGCGCGTGTCTTGGCACCGACACCCGGCAAGCGTTCCGCTGGCAGGGGCGACAAGAAGTCCGCCACATCGAGATCGGCAAGACAGCGCACACCCTCGGGCCCCGACTCCAGCGCAGCGAGCCTGGCCAGAAACTTCACCGGCGCGATCCCCACCCGCAGCGGCAAACCCAGTTCTTCGCGCACGCGATCGGAAAGTTGTTTCGCCGCCGCGCGAGCCGATTCCGCATCCCGCAGCGCCGCCGGTTCGAGTTCCAGGTACGCCCCGGCCAGGCCGTCGATCTCGATTCCCTGGCAACTCCCTCGCAGCGCACTGTGGAGCAGCGATGAAATCTCGCGGTAGCGCTTCATGTTGGTGCGCAGCAAAAGCGCCTCCGGACACATCTGGTGGACATCCTCCACCGCCATGCCGAGCGTCACACCACGAGCCAGTGCTTCGTGGCTCGCCGACTGAACCTTGCCGCGCTTGTGCGGATCGCCGCCAACGATTACGGGTCGGGCGCGCAACGCCGGGTCGTCCTGGCGCTCAACCGAGACATAGAACGTGGGGACTTCTGCATAGGCCATGCGGTAGGGCATGGGTTCGGAAATTCGCCGAGCGCTCATCGGCTGGGCTCGAGTCGCAAGAGATCAACCGTGTGCTCTTCGACCAGAAACGAACTGCGGGCGAACATGCGTGGGTTGCCATTCAACCAAGGGCTGAGCCCGTCCCGGTAGTGGGCTTGCCCCGGCTGTTCCGATTGGCCGGGGGCGAGGGAGGTGAGGATCCGATCGTCGGCGGCCAGATCCATGGCAATGCGATACAGCGCCGCGCTGCGCGCCGCATAGGGTCGCGTCGGGTCGTAGTCCGCCATGCCCACAACCCCGCCATTTCCCGGGTATGGCCTCTCCGAGCCGTAGCTGAAGAGCACATCACTGGCCCCGGCGTCAAAGGCGATGAACGGGCGAAATGCGAGCTGATGGAGCCCACCCCAATTCCAGCGCTCGCGACTCGGCCCGCGTTGATACGAAAGACTGATCCATGCCTGATGCAAACTTCCCGGCAGCAGCGGAGCGAGCAACGCGGGATCACCCCATCCCCCCGGTAGCCCCTTCGATGCCGCCTCCACCAAGGCTGCCTCCACAAACACCCGGGGCTCTACCCCCGCCAGAGCGAGGTAGCGATCGACCAACTCGGCGGGGATCTTCGCGCCGAGTAGCTTGCGAACCAGATCGTGTGCGAAGACGCGGTACACCGCAGCGCCGCGGCGATCGGGAGCAAATCGGCCATCCCAGCCTTGCATCATTTGCCAGACTTCCCGCGCCTCCGGACTGAGACCCGGCACCTGGGCGAGTAGTGTCTGGATCGCTGGCATCACCTTCGGGCTCAGCAGTGAGGTGAGCTTGGTCTGCATCTGGGCGAGGCCGCGAAGATCGATCGGCCCGTCACTGCGAAGCCGGGCCAGGGCGCGCTCGATCCGGCGACTGCGCGTTCCGTTGCGCCAGTTCCATTCAATTTGGCGACTCGTCGGGTCCGCGAGGAGTGGATTGTCGGCAGTGATGATCCAGCGCCGGGATCCAGCTTCGCCGCGATTATAGGGAAGCGAGCTGTAGCGAAGGGAATGGACCCAATCGAAACCCCGCTGACGACCCGGTGCCGGGAGCAGCGCCGTGGCAAGCAAGCGCTTGGGAATCCAGCCCGTGAGCTGCCAGCCGATCGAACCTTGGCGGTCCGCATAGGCCACCGCGAGGACCGGCTCGTGATGATCGACCAGGTGCGCGACCAGATCTTCGGCGTCGGTCGCGTGCAGCAGACCCATCAACGCCGCGAGGCCATCCCCCGGACTCGCACCAGCCCAGGCGAGCGCCAGCGGCTCGTGCTCCCCTTCGACCAAATGGTTGATCAAAGGACCGTGCCCCGTGCTCTCGATCTTCAGGCTTTCTCCGCTGAGTTCTCCGGTCAGGGTGCGAACCCGAATCACTTCCACGCGCTCGACCAGGGGAATCCAGCGCTTTCCGCTTTTCGCCTCGCGCGTGTCTCCGACCCGCCGCAGGGTTTCGCGGTAAAGCTGGATCGTGTTGGTGCGGCCCGGCGTCAGGGCCCACGCCACATTTGCGTTGCGACCTGTCCAGTAGACGGGAAGACCGGGCACCGTCGCCCCGATGACGTCGAGTCCACGGGCGGAAATATGAGCTTCGTAGACCAGCGCTGGCGCAGACGGGGCGAGTTGGAACTCTGCCGCGAGCAGCGGCGAACCGCTCGCGGAATCTTCTCCGGGAACGATCCAAGCCCCAACCTGCAGGGTTGTTGCAGCCAACCGAGCGCGACTGCGCGCCAGTTCGCTCAGATCATCGCGCTCGCGCCTGCGGTGCATCTGCGGCTTGGGTTTGTCGCCGGGCAGATCGAAGGCGAGTCCGATCCCCTTTAGACCGAGCCCGGTGGGAAGCAGTGGCAGCGCCCCGACGCCGCCGAGTGTCTCGACCAACTCGGAGAATACGATCCCCGCTTCGAGCGACGGACCCATGGTCCAGTGCAAGAGCTTCATCAGCGCGATGCTGTCCCCGGGGCTCCAAGGCAATTCTGCCGCCGCCGCTGGCGACGCATTGAGCAGCGAGCGCACACGGTCCGCAG
Proteins encoded in this region:
- a CDS encoding glycosyl transferase, which encodes MADFHQNGVISTLHRLGTPDLGRLERELVDYSSQLPIGLVLPTLFSEIRGPALKGIVEVLARVPYLGQVVVSLSGQAERDEYEQMRSLFEPVRCIDGSPTTIIWNDGARVQGLFRRLREEGLDPGAEGKGRATWMACGYVLATQRARVVAIHDCDILNYSPELLARLCYPTANPNLSYEFAKGYYSRVTDRLHGRVTRLFMTPLLRSMKAVLGSQPLLEYLESFRYPLAGECSLTTDLVLANRIPADWGLEVGVLAEVYRNCSLKRVCQVELVDNYDHKHQPLSEGDANFGLHRMVVDIASSLIRNLASYGVEFDAGFLNTMIAAYVRTAQDAIARYSDDAKLNGLQFDRHQEELAVETFSHALRRAGLNFVRDPMGAPQIPNWSRVISALPNFLDEFRTAVEDDSLQR
- a CDS encoding PilZ domain-containing protein, which codes for MAGNGTDDRRKYHRIATDQVISFAEIDRPDRLAVGKNVSTGGISFEAVGCEIELGDLLRVTFNVMQQTVVATGLVVWATDSDPISTEVGIEFIEIDPLALRLLEESMEPDSETMEESVHPALSAIEETQ
- a CDS encoding DNA polymerase IV gives rise to the protein MSARRISEPMPYRMAYAEVPTFYVSVERQDDPALRARPVIVGGDPHKRGKVQSASHEALARGVTLGMAVEDVHQMCPEALLLRTNMKRYREISSLLHSALRGSCQGIEIDGLAGAYLELEPAALRDAESARAAAKQLSDRVREELGLPLRVGIAPVKFLARLAALESGPEGVRCLADLDVADFLSPLPAERLPGVGAKTRATFADMKIATIGELLALDVAGVEERLGRHGRRILAYARGEDEARVRTAPHPKSLSHDFTFDEPVLERAAVESCLARLCKAAEEGLRQQRLCARRVAIKLRYEEGKTATRTRTLLRPILDAGEIHFAALRLLDRTEAGRIPLRLIGIALGGLGPEPEPDAQLELFKR
- a CDS encoding penicillin acylase family protein, translating into MESRPTKSANQQSQGMLRRAGWISFGTVLVLVLLWQSQDPMAAWNAGRRFQPKVTGAIEIEGLSSPVTIRRDSRGVPHIRATRQVEAWFGLGFVHAQDRLGQMLWLRRLARGTSAEIEGRAGLPVDRLVRTLGIGRLADAEASGLDPETAPELFAYAAGVNAQLSRLAADRVRSLLNASPAAAAELPWSPGDSIALMKLLHWTMGPSLEAGIVFSELVETLGGVGALPLLPTGLGLKGIGLAFDLPGDKPKPQMHRRRERDDLSELARSRARLAATTLQVGAWIVPGEDSASGSPLLAAEFQLAPSAPALVYEAHISARGLDVIGATVPGLPVYWTGRNANVAWALTPGRTNTIQLYRETLRRVGDTREAKSGKRWIPLVERVEVIRVRTLTGELSGESLKIESTGHGPLINHLVEGEHEPLALAWAGASPGDGLAALMGLLHATDAEDLVAHLVDHHEPVLAVAYADRQGSIGWQLTGWIPKRLLATALLPAPGRQRGFDWVHSLRYSSLPYNRGEAGSRRWIITADNPLLADPTSRQIEWNWRNGTRSRRIERALARLRSDGPIDLRGLAQMQTKLTSLLSPKVMPAIQTLLAQVPGLSPEAREVWQMMQGWDGRFAPDRRGAAVYRVFAHDLVRKLLGAKIPAELVDRYLALAGVEPRVFVEAALVEAASKGLPGGWGDPALLAPLLPGSLHQAWISLSYQRGPSRERWNWGGLHQLAFRPFIAFDAGASDVLFSYGSERPYPGNGGVVGMADYDPTRPYAARSAALYRIAMDLAADDRILTSLAPGQSEQPGQAHYRDGLSPWLNGNPRMFARSSFLVEEHTVDLLRLEPSR